In a genomic window of Arvicanthis niloticus isolate mArvNil1 chromosome 8, mArvNil1.pat.X, whole genome shotgun sequence:
- the LOC117713384 gene encoding putative vomeronasal receptor-like protein 4 — protein MKMIWSNLIQRVIFISLTGLGVLGNIILFVRHMYTFIMGLENKNIDAILIHLAFVNTIIIYCIGVRDIATIFYIRNFFGDIGCKTIIYLERVARGLSICTTCLLSVLQVVTISPKTTLWRKLKPHISWHVLAFLLLFWILNSLISSNLLHYITAGSSMNRSEVGMFTGYCYMLPSRHTVKWLFLSLMALRDIIFQGLMGCSSGSMALHLYKHHKRVLYLYSFRSAKNSRPEIRATKRVLALMTCFLFFYWADFIFSFYTGSTVTHDSTILTIKAFLVLSYAGLSPFVLIIKDVCVPKPCCVL, from the coding sequence ATGAAGATGATTTGGAGTAACCTCATCCAGAGAGTAATTTTCATTTCACTTACTGGACTTGGAGTTTTAGGAAATATCATCTTATTTGTGAGACATATGTATACTTTCATCATGGGCCTTGAGAACAAAAATATAGATGCTATTCTCATCCACTTGGCTTTTGTAAACACAATCATTATTTACTGCATAGGAGTCAGAGACATAGCCACAATTTTTTATATCAGAAACTTCTTTGGTGATATTGGTTGTAAAACTATAATTTATCTAGAAAGGGTTGCCCGAGGCCTCTCCATCTGCACCACCTGTCTCCTCAGTGTGCTCCAAGTTGTCACCATCAGTCCCAAGACCACACTTTGGAGAAAGCTCAAGCCACATATTTCTTGGCATGTTcttgcctttctcctcctcttttggaTCCTTAATTCCCTGATAAGCTCCAACTTGCTGCACTATATCACAGCAGGCAGCAGCATGAACAGGTCTGAAGTTGGGATGTTTACTGGGTATTGCTATATGCTGCCATCCAGGCACACAGTTAAGTGGCTGTTCCTCTCTCTCATGGCTCTTCGTGATATCATTTTCCAAGGTCTCATGGGCTGTAGCAGTGGGTCCATGGCTCTCCATCTGTATAAGCACCACAAGCGTGTCCTCTACCTTTACAGCTTCAGGTCTGCAAAAAATTCTAGGCCAGAAATCAGAGCTACCAAGAGAGTTCTCGCTCTCATgacctgtttccttttcttttattgggcagattttattttctctttctacacaggttccacagtgacacatgacTCCACAATACTAACTATTAAAGCATTTTTAGTACTTAGTTATGCTGGCCTCAGCCCCTTTGTCCTGATCATCAAAGATGTCTGTGTTCCTAAGCCTTGTTGTGTTCtctaa
- the LOC117714288 gene encoding putative vomeronasal receptor-like protein 4 — MKMIWSDLIQRIIFISLIGLGVLGNIILFVRHMYTFILGLENKNIDAILIHLAFVNTIIIYCIGVRNVVTIFYIRNFLGDIGCKTIIYLERVARGLSICTTCLLSVLQAVTISPKTTLWRKLKPHISWHVLAFLLLFWIFNSLISSNLLHYITAGSSMNRSEVGMFTRYCYMLPSRHTVKWLFLSLMALRDVIFQTLMGCSSGSMALHLYKHHKRVLYLCSSRFTNNSRPEIRATKRVLALMTCFLFFYWADFIFSFYIGSTVTHDSTILNIKAFLVLSYASLSPFVLIIRNICVPKPCCVP; from the coding sequence ATGAAGATGATTTGGAGTGACCTCATCCAGAGAATAATTTTCATTTCACTTATTGGACTTGGAGTTTTAGGAAATATCATCTTATTTGTGAGACATATGTATACTTTCATCCTGGGCCTTGAGAACAAAAATATAGATGCTATTCTCATCCACTTGGCTTTTGTAAACACAATCATTATTTATTGCATAGGAGTCAGAAATGTAGTCACAATTTTTTATATCAGAAACTTCCTAGGTGATATTGGTTGTAAAACTATAATTTATCTAGAAAGGGTTGCCCGAGGCCTCTCCATCTGCACCACCTGTCTCCTCAGTGTGCTCCAGGCTGTCACCATCAGTCCCAAAACCACACTTTGGAGAAAGCTCAAGCCACACATTTCATGGCATGTTcttgcctttctcctcctcttttggaTCTTTAATTCCCTGATAAGCTCCAACTTGCTGCACTATATCACAGCAGGCAGCAGCATGAACAGGTCTGAAGTTGGGATGTTTACTAGGTATTGCTATATGCTGCCATCCAGGCACACAGTTAAGTGGCTGTTCCTCTCTCTCATGGCTCTTCGTGATGTCATCTTTCAGACTCTCATGGGCTGTAGCAGTGGGTCCATGGCTCTCCATCTGTATAAGCACCACAAGCGTGTCCTCTACCTTTGCAGCTCTAGGTTTACAAACAATTCTAGGCCAGAAATCAGAGCTACCAAGAGAGTTCTCGCTCTCATgacctgtttccttttcttttattgggcagattttattttctctttctacataggttccacagtgacacatgatTCCACAATACTAAATATTAAAGCATTTTTAGTACTTAGTTATGCTAGTCTCAGCCCCTTTGTCCTGATCATCAGGAATATCTGTGTTCCTAAGCCCTGCTGTGTCCCCTGA